The genome window TCAGTTTTATTAGATTATGATGATGCTATTAAAAAAGTAGAAGAAATAGTTCCTGAAGATGCTGAAATTGCAAATATTACTTTTGATGAAGTTACAAATGAAGTAGTTATAGAAGCTACTAAACCGGGACTTGTAATTGGAAAATATGGAGTTACCTCTAGAGAAATCGTTAGAAAAACAGGATGGGCTCCAAAGATTTTAAGAACTCCCCCAATAAGATCTGAAATAATTGATAGAATCAGAAATACTTTAATGTACAACAGTAAAGAAAGAAAAAAGATCTTACAAACATTAGGTGCAAGAATCCATCAAGGCGGAAAATATCCTAATGAATGGACAAGATTAACTGCTATGGGTGGATTTAAAGAAGTAGGGCGTTCTTGTATGTTATTACAAACTCCAAATAGTAGAGTATTGCTTGATTGTGGAGTGAATGTAGCAGGACAGGATGAAAAAAGTTCATTCCCAATGCTTGGAGTTCCCGAATTTTCAATTCAGGATTTAGATGCAGTTGTAGTGTCTCATGCTCACTTAGACCACTGTGGGTTTATTCCTTACCTATACCACTATGGATACGAAGGACCAGTTTACTGTACTAGTGCAACTAGAGATTTAATGACTTTATTACAATTAGATTATATTGATATTGCACATAGAGAAAACAATCCCCTTCCATTTAATGTAAAACATGTACAGAAAATGATTAAACACACTATTACTCTTGATTACGGTGAAGTAACTGATATTTCACCAGATATTAAACTAACCTTACATAATGCAGGACATATTCTTGGGTCTGCAATGTGCCACTTCCACATAGGTGATGGAGTGCATAACTTACTTTATACTGGAGACTTTAAATATGAAAGAAGTAGACTCCTTGAACCTGCAACTACAAAGTTCCCAAGAGTGGAAAGCTGTATTATGGAAAGTACTTATGGTGGACATGAAGATGTAACCCCTTCAAGAAACAATGCAGAAAAAGAATTAATGAAAACCATTTATAAAACCCTAAAACGTGGAGGGAAAATATTAGTTCCTGTATTTGCTGTAGGAAGAGCACAAGAATTAATGATTGTACTTGAAGAATATATGCGTCATGGAATGATTGAAGAAGTGCCAATACATCTTGATGGTATGATTTGGGAAGCAACTGCAGTTCATACTGCAAGGCCCGAATATTTAAGTAAAGATTTAAGAGACCAAATTTTCCATATGGGTAGAAATCCATTTATTGCAGAATCCTTTAACAAAGTTCAAAACAATGCTGAAAGAAAACAAATCGTAGAAGGTGAACCTTCAATCATACTTTCAACCTCTGGTATGTTAACTGGAGGAAACTCCGTAGAGTACTTTAAATGGTTATGTGAAGATAAAAGAAATACCATCGTCTTTGTAGGATACCAATCTGAAGGATCTCTTGGTAGAAGAATCCAAAAAGGGCATAAGGAATTGCCATTTGAAGATGAAAATGGAAAAACAAGAGTTTATGATGTTAAAATGGAAGTTAAAACCATTGAAGGATTTAGTGGTCACTCTAATAGAAGACAACTAATGGAATTTGCAAAAAGATTACATCCAAGGCCGGATAAAATCATTACTTGTCACGGAGACCCATATAAAA of Methanobrevibacter olleyae contains these proteins:
- a CDS encoding beta-CASP ribonuclease aCPSF1; translated protein: MASNVLEEIKEKITKKLPAEVQLANIEFEGPEVVIYTKNPDIVADNGDLIRNLAKELRKRIIIRSDKSVLLDYDDAIKKVEEIVPEDAEIANITFDEVTNEVVIEATKPGLVIGKYGVTSREIVRKTGWAPKILRTPPIRSEIIDRIRNTLMYNSKERKKILQTLGARIHQGGKYPNEWTRLTAMGGFKEVGRSCMLLQTPNSRVLLDCGVNVAGQDEKSSFPMLGVPEFSIQDLDAVVVSHAHLDHCGFIPYLYHYGYEGPVYCTSATRDLMTLLQLDYIDIAHRENNPLPFNVKHVQKMIKHTITLDYGEVTDISPDIKLTLHNAGHILGSAMCHFHIGDGVHNLLYTGDFKYERSRLLEPATTKFPRVESCIMESTYGGHEDVTPSRNNAEKELMKTIYKTLKRGGKILVPVFAVGRAQELMIVLEEYMRHGMIEEVPIHLDGMIWEATAVHTARPEYLSKDLRDQIFHMGRNPFIAESFNKVQNNAERKQIVEGEPSIILSTSGMLTGGNSVEYFKWLCEDKRNTIVFVGYQSEGSLGRRIQKGHKELPFEDENGKTRVYDVKMEVKTIEGFSGHSNRRQLMEFAKRLHPRPDKIITCHGDPYKTVDLASSIHRSYKVETKTPLILEATRLQ